From Candidatus Vondammii sp. HM_W22, one genomic window encodes:
- a CDS encoding phage tail sheath subtilisin-like domain-containing protein — translation MSISMNQIPTNVRVPLVYIEFDNSRAVQGTPAISHQLLVFGQRLAVGSVAADVPTRITSDAQAEDGSMLAEMLLALRQANRYTETWAIALDDDGAAAAATGNIDTSGTATRSGTLNACIGGKRVRVGISSGDTGEAVATALATAINADTTLPVTAQINSEATQVDLTARNKGEAANDIDLRVNYYQGERTPSSITVVITDMSGGTANPDIADGIAAMGDEWWNSLVMPYTDTANLDTLQMKLADRWEPLRMIDGIAYSAHKGTHGTTGTFGGGRNDHLVSCLGTGASPTPPWIWAAVYAGVAAFSITNDPARPLQTLVLDGILPPVVEDRWTMEERNLLLYDGISTYSVTRDGKVQIERAITTYQTNRYGVADPSYLDVTTPATLGYIRFATRARITQKFPRHKLADDGTRFGPGQAIVTPSIIRAELLALFRELEEKGLVENFDQYQADLIVERNADDRNRVDVMSPPDLVNQLRIFAEQIQFIV, via the coding sequence ATGTCTATTTCCATGAACCAGATCCCTACAAATGTCAGGGTACCGCTGGTCTATATCGAGTTCGACAACAGCCGCGCGGTGCAGGGTACTCCGGCCATCTCGCACCAGCTTCTGGTCTTCGGTCAGCGGCTGGCGGTCGGTAGCGTTGCGGCGGACGTGCCGACACGCATCACCTCCGATGCCCAGGCCGAGGACGGCTCGATGCTCGCGGAGATGCTGCTGGCGCTGCGTCAGGCGAACCGCTACACCGAGACCTGGGCCATCGCTCTTGATGATGATGGCGCGGCAGCGGCGGCTACCGGCAATATTGACACCAGCGGCACCGCCACCCGGAGCGGCACGCTGAATGCCTGCATCGGCGGCAAGCGGGTACGGGTCGGCATCAGTTCCGGCGATACCGGCGAGGCCGTGGCCACCGCCCTGGCCACGGCGATCAACGCCGACACTACCCTGCCCGTGACCGCCCAGATCAACAGCGAGGCCACCCAGGTGGATCTGACCGCCCGCAACAAGGGCGAGGCGGCCAACGATATCGACCTGCGTGTCAACTACTACCAGGGCGAGCGCACACCCAGCAGCATTACCGTGGTCATCACTGACATGAGCGGCGGCACCGCCAACCCCGATATCGCCGACGGCATCGCCGCGATGGGTGACGAGTGGTGGAACAGCCTGGTGATGCCCTACACAGACACCGCCAACCTGGACACGCTGCAGATGAAGCTGGCCGATCGCTGGGAGCCGCTGCGGATGATCGATGGCATCGCCTACAGTGCCCACAAAGGCACCCACGGCACCACCGGCACATTCGGCGGCGGTCGCAACGACCATCTGGTCAGCTGTCTAGGCACCGGTGCCAGCCCGACCCCGCCTTGGATCTGGGCGGCGGTCTATGCCGGCGTGGCGGCCTTCTCCATCACCAACGACCCGGCCCGGCCGCTGCAGACTCTGGTACTGGATGGCATTCTGCCGCCGGTGGTGGAAGACCGCTGGACGATGGAAGAGCGCAATCTGCTGTTGTATGACGGCATCAGTACTTACAGCGTCACCCGTGATGGCAAGGTACAGATCGAGCGCGCCATCACCACCTACCAGACCAACCGCTACGGCGTGGCCGATCCGTCTTACCTGGACGTGACCACTCCGGCCACTCTGGGCTATATCCGCTTCGCCACCCGCGCACGCATCACCCAGAAGTTCCCGCGTCACAAGCTGGCAGACGACGGCACCCGCTTCGGCCCCGGCCAGGCAATCGTCACCCCCTCCATCATCCGGGCCGAACTGCTGGCGCTGTTCCGCGAGTTGGAAGAGAAGGGCCTGGTGGAGAACTTCGACCAGTACCAGGCCGATCTGATCGTGGAACGCAATGCCGACGACCGCAACCGCGTGGACGTAATGAGTCCGCCGGACCTGGTCAACCAGTTGCGGATCTTCGCCGAGCAGATTCAATTCATCGTTTAA
- a CDS encoding phage tail tube protein: protein MAQITGKATIYVDGEQLQMENGAKANPGGISRQFERHGGRTYGREEEVVPSVEGNVLHTKDVDVLTLSAIEDATIIFECDTGQKYVMRNGAVENPVEIDAGSGKSAIKFVGDSFDKQ from the coding sequence ATGGCACAGATTACCGGTAAGGCGACCATCTACGTCGATGGCGAACAGCTGCAGATGGAGAACGGCGCCAAGGCCAACCCCGGCGGCATCAGCCGCCAGTTCGAGCGCCACGGGGGTCGCACCTATGGCCGCGAGGAGGAAGTGGTGCCATCCGTGGAAGGCAATGTGCTGCACACCAAGGATGTGGACGTGCTGACGCTCTCCGCCATTGAGGACGCGACTATCATCTTCGAGTGCGACACCGGCCAGAAGTACGTGATGCGCAATGGCGCCGTGGAGAACCCGGTGGAGATCGATGCCGGCAGCGGCAAGAGCGCCATCAAGTTCGTCGGCGATTCGTTTGACAAGCAGTGA
- a CDS encoding phage tail tape measure protein produces the protein MSDALNLALTITAADLFSGVMRKFENRITGAGGAARRVRKDYDTMVTSVNRGIKSLAVGGYIAAKMRPGIAAAADLQEEMIGVRAELGGAGTSAAELARHLTDVRKTAFGVQSSTPFNIGQVVALEKELIKAGANIQDVIGERGAAAASAALATYEKLDPVLTGKALIGIGTPFKIAASGYADLADQISRAASASTTGAAEIAEAAKYAAGPLASMQRSSSEMLTLIALMAQQGVKGSMAGTSLKNFFLKAAEQQMFRNANGELKSTVEIIEILRKKTDGMGGHSAVAF, from the coding sequence ATGAGTGATGCACTTAACCTGGCTCTGACCATTACCGCCGCTGACCTGTTCAGCGGCGTGATGCGTAAGTTCGAGAACCGTATTACCGGCGCGGGTGGGGCTGCCCGACGGGTCCGCAAGGACTACGACACAATGGTCACCTCGGTGAACCGGGGCATCAAGTCGCTGGCAGTGGGCGGCTACATCGCCGCCAAGATGCGGCCCGGCATAGCGGCGGCGGCGGATCTGCAGGAGGAGATGATCGGTGTCCGGGCCGAGCTGGGCGGTGCCGGCACCAGTGCCGCCGAACTGGCCAGGCATTTGACCGATGTGCGCAAGACGGCGTTCGGCGTTCAGTCGTCAACCCCCTTCAATATTGGCCAGGTCGTTGCCCTGGAGAAAGAGCTGATCAAGGCCGGTGCCAATATACAGGACGTCATCGGCGAGCGGGGAGCGGCGGCGGCATCGGCCGCCCTGGCCACCTACGAAAAACTTGACCCGGTGCTCACCGGGAAAGCGCTGATCGGCATCGGCACCCCGTTCAAGATCGCCGCCTCCGGCTATGCCGATCTGGCGGATCAGATCTCCCGCGCGGCCTCGGCCTCTACCACCGGTGCCGCCGAGATCGCCGAGGCGGCCAAGTATGCCGCCGGGCCGCTGGCATCGATGCAGCGCTCATCCAGCGAGATGCTGACCCTGATCGCGTTGATGGCCCAGCAGGGCGTGAAGGGTTCAATGGCCGGCACCAGCCTGAAGAACTTCTTTTTGAAGGCCGCAGAGCAGCAGATGTTCAGGAATGCCAATGGTGAACTCAAGAGCACGGTCGAGATCATCGAGATCCTGCGCAAGAAGACCGATGGCATGGGGGGGCACAGCGCAGTGGCATTCTGA